AACCTGCTGATAGGACATTTTATTGAGTGGAGTAACAAGACTTAATTGTTTATCGAGGATTGCATGTTAGATAAAACAAGGCCGTGGTTGTACATTTGACGGCCGATGCTCACGGAGTCCATTTTCCAGGAGGATGACTTGCTCTGTTTTGTTTTATATGGGAGGCTTTGTATTGATGTATGTACGTAGTTGTTGTATCTTGGTACTGCTTTTGTCTTCTTAATGTTCTCAGAACCCTTTGttctgaccaaaaaaaaaaaaagaagagagaagaaacatGGTCAAAATCTAGCCATAAAAAAAGGCAAcattaaaataaagaaaaaggctCATGCGTCACCAGCCACTGATTACTGATCAGTTCACTCAAAGATGTGGAAGTTAAGGATTGGCTAAGTACAGATGAGGCTCGACCAACACAAGAGCCTCCTCATGGGCCGGATCAATCCCCGACCGTCACATTACCAGAGATAACTAAGCTGTGAATCCTGTGATCATCAGCATATCTGGAGtggaaatctaaaataaatagccCTTTACATTTGAGCTTCTCCAAATATTTTTGTTTCTTAGGGCAAGCAATTTGAGTAACATAACTTCCTTCTCACTCTCCCTTTTTTTCCTTCGTTCTAAACTGTTCCtcctcttttatcttttttttttttctttattgtttTACTCTTTTTCATGTATTTCATGTCTAATAAAATGTATATTGATTTCTCCCATGATTAATATCTCCAAATTAAACTAGTTCAGCCAGAGGATAGAGTATCAGGAAGCCTGTGCTTTTAATGTATTGCTTATAAAAattaagagcaaaaaaaaatatatatatatatcctcccccctccccccgcacccccaaaaaaaagaaaaaacactgGTTGACTACTTCtagatactttttttttttttttgattgaaagtaGACGTAGCAGGATGCTATCCTTTTTAATtactgaaaaaaaatcaaagttaCATTTTCCAAGAAAAATAAGATGAAGAAACTATATTAGATatagaaggaaggaaaaaaaaaaagattatctgCAATTTGTTGTAGCAGTAGCTAAAATTTTTAGCATCATCCAGAGTCTGTTATGCTTGACTTGATTTTTCATAGGATAGAGATGTTCTCAGTCACGAAAAatctgaagcatattttgcaaaaCAAAGAAAACAGACTCTTTCTTCCTTAAAAATATCCGATTGTTCCTTTCCCTCTAAATTTCCCAATATACCGTGGTCAATAATTGATCACCTGCCTTGCTCTCAAGTTTGTTCTTATTTTTCCTTCTTTAAGTAGTCCACATATCAAGAAACGTAGAAGGCTTACCTCTTAAATTCAGTTGCAAATTTATTATTGTCCACAAACTTCATGCAAGAgaacatttaaaaaaataagtggATGCTCGACTCTAAACTCGAGTCACATAGAACACATTCAGAGCTGATATTCCAATCTTTTCTCgcaagaattttttttgaatatagctTATTTCTTGTTACCAACCATAAAAAAACTTTTACTTTTTCAGATGTTGGCGTTTgccaaaaaatttttaagaaaggaCATTTTAAACCACCACAATTAAGAAACTTATAGAAGGAGTCAACAGTAAATAAGCCATTCTGTATAAACTTACAAACCGATACATTCGCAATGCGAGATGGCCTAAAAGGGAGAAGAATGAATAGTAAGACAGACAACTAAGACTCTTGAAGAATAGTCAATGGCCTTTGAACTTTGATACACCATCTTAAATTGTTCCAGCTCTAGTACGATGAAATTAGCCTATTCAGTTTCAAAACACAATCATAAAGCTCTTCGAAacgagaacaaaaaaaaattatgtcgatCCAAACATCCTTCCAAAATCGGATCGAGCCACCATTCCTCATCTTAAAAGCCACACAACTCCAGAAGGCGGAAGTTTTTGAACAAACATATTTCCATATGGGTGACAAGCCTAATAAGCTCCTTCTCGATCTCATTCCCAACTTCCTCCATGAGTAATAGGCCTATGCCACCTAGCTCCACCAAAGATTTAATGATCCCAACAGAAATTTTTAACCCCATTTAGCTAAAAGTGACCGATTCATCTGAATAAGGTTCTTCACTCCCGAACCTCTTTGATCTTTGGTTTTACAAACATAATCTCAATTCGTCAAGCAATGAAATCCAGTGATATTGTTTGTCCTTTTCCATAAGAAAGCTTTTCTCAACTTGTCCATTCTTCTTACAACTTGGTTAGGCAATCTAAAAACAGACATATAATAAGAAGGGAGCGTGGTCAGAACTGAGTTGACCAAAGTTAGTCTACCATCTAGAGAAAGTAATCTTTCCTTCCAAGTGGCTAATCATGAGCTCATCCTTTCAATTAAGGGCAATCAACAATGTTTAGATAGCTTCTTATAATGCAGAGGAAGCCCTAGATGTAAAAAAGGAAGAGTATCCTGCTTGTAGTTCATCCAAAAAGTGAACCTATCTGCTTCACCATTATCTATATTCGGATAAAAAATTGAGCTcttatgaaaatttatctttaaTCCAAATGCACCTTCGAATGCCAACAAGATCGTTTTTGCCGCTAGCACACTTTCTTGTTTATCTATACAAAATAATAGAGTATCATCTGCGAACTGCAAGCTCATCAAACCACTGAATTTCTTGTGATGCCCAATCCCCTCTATCAATCCAATGTTGCCTGCTCGCTTGAGCAAGCTGGTGAGTACGTCAACTGTCAAAATAAAAAATGCAAAGTGATAAAGGATCATCCTGCATGAGGCCTTATTTGTATTTAATCCATCTTTCGGATTCACCATTCAAAAGGGGAGTAATGGAGCCCGAAGAAAACAAGCAGTGGATCCACTCAATCCATCCACTAgagaatttttttaatcaaagtacctcaagtaaaaatttttaattcagccgATCGAACATTTTCTCAAGATTTAATTTACAAACGATACTCTTTTCTCCTGATCTCTTACATAAAGCCAATATTTCATGAGCATTTAAAAAACAATCAATGATGCTCCTGCCTTTAGCAAAAGCGGATTGAGAGTCTTCAACGAGCACAGGGAGCAAAGAGGATAATCTTTTTGGAAGAATTTTTGTGATTATTTTATAAGGGCTGTCAGTAAATTAATAGGCCTGTAATCCTTGATAGACAGggagccctttttttttttttagaattaaggTGATGTTGGTAAAATTTAGTCGATTAAGATCCAAATTATCATTATTGAAGTCTTGAAGGCGAAGCAATAGATCATCACTGGTTCTGGATTCTCAGataccaaaaatatataaaaaggccCTGCTTACAACGCTTACCCTCAACATTTACATATGCTGCCGCTGAGAAAAGATGGAAAGCaaagaaggggaaggaaaaaaaaaaaaaaaacttgtactAATGATCCAACCATTCCTTTGTTTCCTCCAGAACAGAGTAAAGAACACAATCCATGCTCACGAGTCTTGCTTGGGTTCACATGAAGACGGGAGGTATGATGGTTGCTGTTGGGCATGTTGAATCGAGGAAATGGGCGTCGCCAAGTAGGTAGGCTTGTCATCTCCGGCCATGATCACCAGAATCCTCGGCTCCATGTCCGAAGGATGGATCCCCGGCTTTTCCACCGATTCCGGGTCCCTATCGGTGGAGGGGTCGCGGTGAGAGCACGCAAGCACTATAAGGGCGATGGCTATGAGGACCATCATGGCTCCGAGGCCTCCAAAGAGATATGGGATCGGAGTGTGCCACAGATTGGATCCCGTTGCACTCTGCAAGTTTTCAGACCCCATCttggaactctctctctctttctctcacctCCTCTCCCGTTCTCTTCCTTTGCGTGTTTTTAGTTGGTTGCAGGCCAGGGTCCGAGACGTATGGGTATTTATAGGCGTCCAAAACAGGGTGCTGGATTCGGTAGAACAGCAAAGAAGTAACCCCGCGGACCGCCTTCGGTCGGAACTTGGAAGCTTCTTCTTGCGTTTCTATCCGTCCAAAGAATCCCTTTTACTTTACAGCAATAATAAGATCAAGGATGCTGCATGTTTTATATTCACTTACCAATTAGCATTATCACCTCCGAACCGTACGCTTTGGTTATTGTAGCAGGCCTTCTATTGGAGCCTTACATGTATTTCGTGTGGGACCGGAACAAAGAAGGGTCGAAGGGGCATCTATTCCTTGATCCATTTCTTGTTGGCAAAACAAGTTGATTGCTTGCTTATGATTCTTTGTTCATGTCTACTGAGCATTCCGTATGTTTTTTTTGAGAAACAAGCATTCCTTATGTTGTGCAAGCCCCATTTATGATTCTTTGCTCATGCTTGATTTTTTGTGTGCGAATTCTTCGCTTATGATTCTTCGCTCATGCCCAGTGGGTTTCTTGTGTGTGTGATCTTCGCTTAGGATTCTTTACTCATGCCTAATAGGTTTTTCATGTGCATTCTTTGCCTAGGATTCTTCGCTTATTACTCATGGACCAAAGGACTTGTTGCCTGTGTATTCTTAGGATTCATTTGATTGGAATATGTCAGATTATCTGATAATATACTGATTTTTgagaattatttattttaaaaataattatgagagaaaataaattttatcatgtttaatcgatgaaaaaattattttaaaaaataaaattaaaaaaaaattatcaaatttaattagaaataATCTTATATGTGAATATTGCTAAATTTCTCGCAATACTCTTGAATAAATAATTTATGACCATTTATAGCCTCCTTACGTAAATACTATTAATATTGATTATTTTGAATATTGAAATATATTTACAtgagttaataaatatttttaaattaatcatacatatattaaaaaatattttgcatcGTACGTATAACTAAGTTTTAGTATATTTTGGTATATAAATAAGTATATCCATTATTAATAAATCATATGTtagattttattaataattaattataattatttattaataattaatattcattactaaatatacaaagatatcataatttatatatattattaatcaatatattaatattaattatataatatgattaatataatattaatataatataatatatataaggaTATTTCTATCGAGAAATGACATATTTAGATTATCTTCATTTGGAAATccaacatgaaaaaaaaatatcataatgatgatatttatcttattttattttttaaaaatagatataaaattcATCATTCATTTTATCATCTCTTTCATATATTTTTGATATCATAAGcggtaatttaatataaaatttattttttcatatcatattatCCCCAACCAAACAGATTCTTTCTCACGGTCTTTTTGTGCATACACGTCTGGTGCGGGTGCGGGTGCGGGTGCGGGTGAAAGTATAGCAAGGTTAAAGATTTATCCAACGTACGTTTATGAAGCAAGTCTGTAGTTGCTTGGGGACAAGATAGGGAATCGTCCTCCGGATGTTCTTTGGAGGAAGCCAACGAttggaaagaagaaataaaagaaaaaggaaggatcaGAGAAGAAACTATGGTCGCAACTGTTCCTCTCAAAAGCCAAACTTGCTACTTTCCCTGGCAATGGAAGCTGACGCGGAAGTCTTATCGCTGACGAAAATGCTCCATAATTTCCTCGAGAATAATGTTGTCTCAGCCCCCTTTTTAActttagaaaaagaaggaaaaacccCGATGTTCACACGATGACACCATCGCCCACAGATAACCAACCAACGTTTTCTTTATCGCGCACCAATAGGCCATCATCAACTACCCCACCATGCCTGTCCGAGCCACCGCGTCCAACGACCAACTTCATGGTGGTGATCATTAATCTTTCGTCAAAGAATTCGTATGGATAAGAGACGTTAGAATGACAAAGGAAGACACTTGGACACAAcccaaaagagggagagagattcTAAGTTGAATATAATTTTCTTCTCTGTTTCTCAGTTGTTGATCAAAAAgcagaaataattaaaaaaacaatCTCCAATTCTCAACCGCAAAGATTACTCTCATGCTTCACGCTAGCAAACCGAACCACGACTGCCGGATGTGTGGTGCCgtgattttattataatttagaaGACATTACATTTATTCTGTCACTCCTTATTTGTAGCAAGAAAGCTCAAATTAAGGCCTACCTCACACTATTATTGTTGCTGTTGTTGTTCAATAGCGTGGATGGCATCATTCTCTACAGTGTGAAGAAATATGCCGCATGATTGAGCTAAGTGGGTTCGGTGAAGGCCCACTAATGAGCTCTCTTCATGCATGTTATCCAATGAGCGCCATCCATCAAGATATACTTTACGTTCTAGTAAGATGGAAGGCATCCAATCCATCCCATCCTGTTTTGTTTTTATGAAGAAACTAGATTGAGACAAGGTTGGAACTCTGAAATCCATTTATatcggaagagaagaagaaagagaaaagaaaatgaggaagaaaagatgaagaaaaaaaaaaaaagaaaaaagaatgaaaatagaagaatgaaaaagaagacggaagaaaaagaaagaaagaaggaaagaaggaaatagagaagaaagagaaaggagaagaaaaaaagcaaaaaaaaaagaaggaagaaagaaaggtataagaaaagaaaagaaaacaaaaagaagatggaagtggaagaaagaaaataagaaaaagaaagaaagaaagaataaaaaagagaaaaaaaatggaggATATCTATTGGGATCGAATAGTAGTGGGACACCGGACATGCCATTTCATAGAGAAATTAGGACACCTCTGTTTTATGAAATTTAAAACTTTGTCATGGATAATAATAAAGTCTTAGAACACTATGGTCTAATATTGTAGAGCTCGGTGAACTTTTTTCCCCctccatttttctttcttatccCACCACTTTTGGTCTCACTCTcctagagaggagagagagtcggGGGGGAGGGATCCAGCTATTGTGATATGCGAATGAAGACGTGAACTGGAACCCATTAATTGCTTTCATCTTCTTTACTGCATGAGCCCAGCCCAGAGCCTATCGACATCGCTATAGCAGAAACTAGCTAGGTTGGCTGGAAAGGAAACCTGTTTGAATGAGGAGAGAGTTGGTAAGGATCATATTCTTTGGATATTCCTGCAGGAGTCGGAGAAGGAAAAGTTGGTGCATGTGTATGGTGGACACAATGATAGCTAGCAAACGCTCCCCACTTACAAAGGTGTTGTGGAGGACCGCTGAGACACTCCTTTTAACAAAGTGCTTCCGCCCAAATATATGTGGACCAACTTTTTGCTCAAATCAAATTAATCAGTCTTTTGCTCAAGTCACACCATGGAAATCTCTAACCCCACTCTACACCTCCGAGCCGCCGCTTCCAACAACCTACCACATAAATATATAATGAGGAAAATTCTTTATATACCCTTCAGTGCAGCCCGagctggtttttttttttttttttttttttttttgcgaacCCCTTCATGAACCACTTAAGTCTTAACCCATGTATGGCACACAAAAACCCAGTTTGATGTTCATTTCGTGTATGATATATAATGGGTACTCCGAGCAGTGCTCGTGTAATaagagaccctcttcctcttgtcAAAAGATGGTGGAATGTGCACCGAGAATAGTTTTGAATTCAAAACTGGGAAATGGGAACCTGACATGAAATTTCCAAACGAAGCAGTAATTAatataaataaaccaaggaatataATCTTGAAGGGAAGGACTTAAGAGAATTTTAATGATATCCCTTTGAGATAGGAACAGAGGCAGAGCAGTTTGTTTGAGATAGGGCCAACATTTTTAATTGGATAAACTCTTTAAAGATCATCAAGAATGCTAACCTTCAGTTAGGAATTAAATACTTGATAGTGGTAAGGGGAATAACTCGGCTTCTAGTATCTGACAGATGTCAGAACTTCAGGAAACAAGATagcattctaattgtgcttatacttcctttttttctttttgtttttttttttttttttttcttgggtggGAGGGTGGCGGATGCCTTTTGCATTTAGGTTAGAAACCACTGCGTGATCTTAAAGCTATGAAAGCCTACACACCACTGCGTGGCTTATAAAAACTGGAGTCTTTGGTGACTTAACGCCTGACCCTGCTGCCACATAAAATGGCAAGCTTTGCATTGACTGGAGCAAGACTCATAAAAACCTCATTCTTGAAGTTGCATGGCCTGGAGCAATTGCCGACACGTACGTGCATTGGAATTCGAGGAAGCATGTGTTCAGACGTCAAGGTAAAACGATTAGCAAGCATGTAATTCGGACGAGATGCTGCTGCTTTGATTCTTCTCCAACAATAGCTTTGTCTCATCAACATggatttcttttgttttctttctgaGGAAGATCAAACCTAGATCAATTATTGATCAAGGTACAACCATGTCATCTATAAGAATCTCCGAAAAACCTAATCCTAGTCCTACGTGTTCAAGGATCTTTATTGAATAATGTAAAAAGAAATAATGTACTTAATAGCCGATATTTTTATTGATTGCACTACAGCTCCAAGTTTCAAAGCTTTCTCAATTTCCAATTCCTAACATAATTATATTCCAATGTACATATAATAcaggtataaataattatgtgtaTATAAGTGTATACAGAACAATATAATTATATGAAAGGACAATATAATTATGTACAAGAATTATTACACTGAAAGTATAAGTATTTGCAGGATTAAAAGTTAAATGTTAGCGGTCAAGAGAACACGTGTTAAAGTTCGATTAAAAAAAGGATCTGATGTTAATTAACAAAAACCTCACAAATTAAAATGCACACAACACGCGCGCTTACGCACGTGTACAAAAATCCATtcatttcaaagatgaaaaaagaaaaaaaatccaaatcaTCTCTACCCTTATGTGCTCCTAGCTGATGCTTCCTACCGTAGAAGTTAAGCCTCGAAAACTCTCCACACCCATGACCCATCTATGGTTAACGAACCAGTTAAGGAggatttttctcctctctctctctctctctctctctcttgctgttcttctatGCTCTTGCCACTTCAGATGTTCTTTAAAACTCTCTCATTACCTTGCAGATTCTCGTACTTCTATGCCCCCagcccatttttttcttttttttttccctctagatctttcctttcttttttccatAGCCTGATCCTATAAGCCACTACTAAGGCTGATTGTTTCTCCAAGGACATCAATCCCTGTGCTGTATTTAACAAATTAACATTTCTAACATGTAGAGAGACATCACATGAGACACTGTTTTCTTTTAGTCATTTTAATCTGTTATTCTATTGCAATATTATATGTTAGCCTTGCTTTGTTTCTCAAGAATGGATTTCTTTGTAGCCCTAGGAGGTGGTGAAGCCCTATACACTACTCATTTTCCATCTCCTAGAAAAAATTAGTCCACCCCAAACCTGTAACCACCTGAAAACTAAAATCTGGAACAAATTAATCTAAGAGAAATCAGGGCAAGGGATTCAAAACAATTCCACCAACCAAATCCACAAGAAACCATGATAATTACAGGCTACTGCTATATTAGATTCCGTGCACTGACATCATGATAAAAGCGAGCACATACAACTCAAAACCGCTTTTTGCTCatgaagaggggaaaaaaaaagaaaaagaagaaaaaactcaAGCCGCTTAACTACGCCGAGATAGAATGGAAGAGGCTGGAGAAAAGTCTGAAGAAAACAAAGGCCATGTGAAGGTAGAGGAGTGTTCTCATATTGCTGGGTGATGGGGGTGCTGAACGGAGAGAGGTTTTGCTAAAAAGGTAGGGTTGTAATCTCCGGCCATGATGACCACAATTTTTGGCTCCATATCCAGAGGAATGATCCCCGGCCTCTCGATCGAGCATGGCAACGTCGAGTCCTCGTCCGGGGACTTGCGGCGCGTGCAAGCAAGCACTATCAGTGCTATGGCAATGAGACCCATCATAGCTGCAAGACCTCCAAATATATATGGGATCGGAGAACTCCATAGCCGGAACCCTGTAGATCTTGGCGTGCTTCCGggcctcatctctctctctctctctctctatatatctatctctctctctctctcagagaaGTGCGTGGGATATGGAAGAAAGAAGGTGCATTAGATATAAGGGAGTAGTGGATAAAATAAACCAGGAAGAAAGATAGGTTAAAGTGATCCCGTGGGTTGTTGGAACATGGGAGGAAACCGAAGCATAATGGTCCCTCAAGTGTCATGTGGCAAAGAATACTCAGCAGGTGCATCGACGTGTTAGACAAATCTTGGTTTCTGTGAAAGCTCCATTAATTTGAGAATATGTCCTAGGATTGGATGGCTTAAAGGTTATATATATAGAACAATAGAACATACAACACTCACGTTAAAATATCAGGCAACCGTCGCAAACTATCTCAAGTAATCAGGTTGGCAGGCCTATAAGAGGGTCCACCACTTGGATACGTGGCCTTTATCTTCAGCAATGATTGTTAAAACttcaatttatttaatttataccaTAGTTTGTGAGGGTTGTATGTATGCTAGTTCAGCATTTTTTTAAAATCCAAATAATTACTTGAAATTGGATAATGATCATCCCTCTAGACATCCACAAACAAATTTTAACTTCGGTGTAGGATTTCCATGACAGCGCATCCCCTCTATCCATGTATCCGATCATGCTTGGGCATGGTCATTTTCACTTTGTTGAGACGGCATATGGAAGCAATTACCATGGTTTTAAAAGGTAACTGCAACTTGATGGCCGATTGCAGCAGACACGAAAATTTGATGCATTACACCCTTGTGGATAGGCATTGATGGACGGAAATTGTGCCCAAAGCCAATATAAAACATCTCGatctaactttttttttatcGGATGTCTCCGAAGAGAAACATCTCGATATAATGACATGTAAATTTTGACAGCTTTGGAACCTCTAGTGTGTTGCAGGCTTGCAGTCCAGGTCTGATTCATGGAGACACGTTCAACGAGGTTAACCGGGGAAAGCAATACTAGTGAAAAAAATCATTTAAGCATTAATTCATAAGTTGTTGCAAAACAAGATGATGTAGAAACCGAATATATTTGGCGTGCTTCACGTACTAATAAATTGAGtctacctaaaaaaaaaaagtactaaTAAATTGAACATGGAATAATGAAATAATTGCGAGcagaaagattttttatttttatttttataattttgagAGAGACAGAGAAAGAGAACAAGCAACATGATTTGTTATGGCATGTCCATAGTTATTAGAAATGTGAGTTTTCTCCCACTACTTGAAgtttatttctcttcttttgatgagGACGACAGTTTTTTCGAAGAGCATGAGGACGACAGTTAAATTGATGCGGTGCACGTAGATGTGCGCGCACCACGAGATGATGGTCACTTGATTGGATTCTTCATCTTAGTCACACCAATAGCTTTTCACTTGTTGATCAACTTTAGGTTCTAATCATCCTGGCTAGGTCTCTAACTATTTATCAGCTCTTGATTCCTGGCATAAATATCTCAGAGAAATTTACAGTGAGCCAAAAGATTGATTAGAAGTTGGAATAAGGGAATCAAAGTTTACCAATCAATAGAAAgagcatccttttttttttggtgttgagAGCTAAATATCTTGTTGAGCTGATGGGCGACAAAGGATTGGAAAGGAACCATTTGAGGCTGCACAAATGGCTCAGCTTGGATAAGAGAATTGCTTCACTGAAATGGCTCGCTTGGATGATATAATTGCTTCATTGAAATTATCTCATCTACACATGGCATCCTAGTACTTGAAGGAGCAAGTCTTAAGTTCCGGAATCATTAAGAACCAAGGATGAAGGCCAGTGATGATACGCGTGGACCACCCTAGAAGCCTGGGCTCAAGGAGTTCaggaaaattatttgatgatcgAAGTGTTATAGGAAATGAACTGAGTGAGGCTCAATTCCTTATAGGAAATGAACTGAATGAGGCTCAATTCCTcttcactatatatatatatatatatatatatatatatatatatatatatatatatatatatatatatatatatatatatatatatatatatatatatatatatatatatatatataacaatattcTGTGAAGGAACATTGGAGTGTTGCCAATTCAGCTTTTCAAATGAGTTTATTGTGCCACCTGAAAAGAACACAtcttcatattaaattatattattaatatttggTATCATTATATTCTTACAATTAAAACCTATTTATATAGGTAGTTGAAAATATGAAGTGACTTaagaatttgaatgaatattattttattatttatatataattttttttcaagttgatcagatctagaagaaaattttttttcgtatATCTGATCCTGCGCAATGCGCGGGTCTTCGACTAGTTGCTACTATAAAAAGACTCTCTTTGAAGCGATTCTGTCAAAAGACTGAAATCCTTGTTAAGTTGGATAAAATATGCGGAAGGGTGGAAAACACAGAAAATTGACATTTATTTCCTTTAGTCCATGTTGACCAAAAATTTATATCCAAACTTTCATcttaatatataatcatattatgTTGGATTTTGCTACAGTGCTCCAAAAGATATTTTAGTCTTttcattttttatctatttttgatcGTCGGATTTAATATGGGCTATTTAAATTTCAACTGAATGAGGGGCCTATGTATATAGTTGGTGcggtaaatatttcaaaaattaagatTGTTTCGATGTTATAaaggatgatatttttttttca
Above is a genomic segment from Elaeis guineensis isolate ETL-2024a chromosome 1, EG11, whole genome shotgun sequence containing:
- the LOC105060327 gene encoding uncharacterized protein, whose translation is MRPGSTPRSTGFRLWSSPIPYIFGGLAAMMGLIAIALIVLACTRRKSPDEDSTLPCSIERPGIIPLDMEPKIVVIMAGDYNPTFLAKPLSVQHPHHPAIKERESSKMGSENLQSATGSNLWHTPIPYLFGGLGAMMVLIAIALIVLACSHRDPSTDRDPESVEKPGIHPSDMEPRILVIMAGDDKPTYLATPISSIQHAQQQPSYLPSSCEPKQDS